The following are from one region of the Natronosporangium hydrolyticum genome:
- the coxB gene encoding cytochrome c oxidase subunit II, whose protein sequence is MGTKASRGRVAVRASGLAVGGAALITLLSGCLQEVGEVFDGFGWPQGGITDQSQRMYDMWIGSVLAALLVGFLVWGLIFWCLIRYRKRSDELPTQTRFNLPMEVLYTITPFLVIAVLFYHTVVIQDEVEATTPDPDVTVEVVAFKWNWQFNYRDEPGEEANTIASTVGTSDQIPILVVPTGQTIRFELTAEDVIHSFWVPELLFKRDVFPGLVRNEFEVTIQVDREGHYVGRCAEFCGTYHSMMNFELRAVSPEVYQDYLGALQAGLSQPEALQSVGEAPLATTTEPFDTRRTFDGEDPQGASELSGVPELPADAESEGVR, encoded by the coding sequence GTGGGCACGAAAGCGTCGCGGGGCAGGGTCGCCGTACGCGCGAGCGGGCTCGCGGTCGGCGGTGCGGCGTTGATCACGCTGCTGAGCGGCTGCCTTCAGGAGGTCGGCGAGGTCTTCGACGGCTTCGGCTGGCCGCAGGGCGGGATCACCGACCAGTCCCAGCGGATGTACGACATGTGGATCGGCTCCGTGCTCGCGGCGCTGCTCGTGGGCTTCCTGGTCTGGGGTCTGATCTTCTGGTGCCTGATCCGGTACCGCAAGCGCAGCGATGAGCTGCCCACCCAGACCCGGTTCAACCTCCCGATGGAGGTGCTCTACACGATCACGCCGTTCCTGGTGATCGCGGTGCTCTTCTACCACACCGTGGTGATCCAGGACGAGGTCGAGGCGACCACCCCGGATCCGGATGTGACCGTCGAGGTCGTCGCGTTCAAGTGGAACTGGCAGTTCAACTACCGCGACGAGCCCGGCGAGGAGGCGAACACCATCGCCTCGACGGTCGGGACCAGCGACCAGATCCCGATCCTGGTGGTGCCGACCGGTCAGACGATCCGGTTCGAGCTCACCGCCGAGGATGTCATCCACTCGTTCTGGGTGCCAGAGCTGCTGTTCAAGCGCGATGTCTTCCCGGGCCTGGTGCGCAACGAGTTCGAGGTGACTATCCAGGTCGACCGGGAGGGCCACTACGTTGGCCGGTGCGCCGAGTTCTGCGGCACCTACCACTCGATGATGAACTTCGAGCTGCGGGCGGTGTCGCCGGAGGTCTACCAGGACTACCTCGGGGCGCTGCAGGCCGGGCTGTCGCAGCCAGAGGCGCTGCAGTCGGTGGGCGAGGCGCCGCTGGCGACCACCACTGAGCCGTTCGACACCCGGCGTACGTTTGACGGTGAGGATCCGCAGGGCGCATCCGAGCTGTCGGGCGTCCCGGAGCTGCCGGCCGACGCCGAGTCTGAGGGAGTGCGTTGA
- a CDS encoding cysteine desulfurase family protein, whose product MSTSERPAAANHPAPVYFDAATAAPPHPVARQALLAALDDGWADPGKLYSAARRARQLLDAATEAVAATLQVRPDEVIFTGSGTAAVAAAIHGVFAVDGRPAPPGSVVHSAIEHSSVFAAAGDAAAEPVPVDLLGRLDLDRWRRAIATPGVRLGVLISASHEVGTVQPLPAALAAADASGVPVLVDAAQSLGRIPVPAGWSLLTGSARKWGGPPGVGLLVVRKGTRWTAPPSGAVGAALPTVVAAAAALRAAAAEASAEAARLAPLVDRIRERVAATVPEVEIVGDPVARLPNVVTFSCLYVDGEALLHELDRRGFAVSSGSSCTAETLRPSHVLAAMGVLSHGNIRLSLHRETTAAEVDRFLAELPEVVARLRAEIGV is encoded by the coding sequence GTGAGCACATCCGAGCGCCCAGCCGCCGCGAACCACCCGGCCCCGGTGTACTTCGACGCCGCTACCGCCGCCCCGCCGCACCCGGTGGCCCGGCAGGCGTTGCTGGCCGCACTCGACGACGGCTGGGCCGACCCGGGCAAGCTCTACAGCGCCGCTCGCCGCGCCCGCCAGCTGCTCGACGCGGCGACCGAAGCGGTCGCCGCAACCCTCCAGGTACGCCCGGATGAGGTGATCTTCACCGGCAGCGGGACCGCAGCGGTGGCGGCCGCGATCCACGGCGTCTTCGCCGTCGACGGTCGGCCGGCGCCGCCCGGGTCGGTGGTGCACTCGGCGATCGAGCACTCGTCGGTGTTCGCGGCCGCCGGCGACGCCGCCGCCGAGCCGGTACCGGTGGACCTGCTCGGGCGGCTCGACCTCGACCGTTGGCGGCGAGCGATCGCTACCCCGGGGGTCCGGCTCGGGGTACTGATCAGCGCCAGTCACGAGGTGGGGACGGTGCAGCCGCTCCCGGCGGCGCTCGCCGCGGCCGACGCGAGCGGGGTGCCGGTGCTGGTCGACGCGGCGCAGTCGCTAGGCCGGATCCCGGTGCCCGCGGGCTGGTCGCTGCTGACCGGCTCAGCCCGCAAATGGGGCGGGCCGCCCGGCGTCGGTCTGCTGGTGGTCCGGAAGGGCACCCGGTGGACGGCGCCGCCCAGCGGCGCGGTCGGCGCCGCGCTACCCACCGTGGTCGCCGCCGCTGCGGCGCTGCGGGCGGCGGCGGCGGAGGCTTCGGCCGAGGCGGCGCGGTTGGCCCCGCTGGTGGACCGGATCCGGGAGCGGGTGGCGGCGACCGTGCCCGAGGTCGAGATCGTCGGCGACCCGGTGGCGCGGTTGCCGAATGTGGTCACCTTCTCCTGCCTCTATGTGGACGGCGAGGCGTTGCTCCACGAGTTGGATCGGCGCGGCTTCGCGGTCTCGTCCGGCTCGTCGTGCACCGCCGAGACGCTGCGGCCGAGCCATGTGCTGGCGGCGATGGGGGTGCTGTCGCACGGCAACATCCGGCTCTCACTCCACCGGGAGACCACCGCTGCGGAGGTGGACCGGTTCTTGGCGGAGCTGCCCGAGGTGGTCGCGCGGCTGCGGGCGGAGATCGGGGTATGA
- a CDS encoding sulfurtransferase TusA family protein produces MTGPVEVLDCRGQRCPLPVIHLARRLPELPVGAVVRVLADDPAAANDIPAWCRLREQEYLGSPATHAYEVRRSG; encoded by the coding sequence ATGACCGGTCCGGTCGAGGTGCTCGACTGCCGGGGGCAGCGGTGTCCGCTACCCGTCATCCACTTGGCGCGACGGTTGCCCGAGCTGCCGGTCGGCGCGGTGGTGCGGGTGCTCGCCGACGATCCGGCGGCGGCCAACGACATCCCGGCCTGGTGCCGGCTGCGCGAGCAGGAGTACCTCGGCTCGCCAGCCACGCACGCGTACGAGGTGCGGCGGAGCGGCTGA
- a CDS encoding endo-1,4-beta-xylanase has translation MENAFLRRAAGWLVVPLIAAVGAVVVSPPAQAQGGLRNAAGDMLVGVAVTPDLLNNSTYGNLAASEFSSLTAENHMKWETIQPSQGNFNFGPADQIVNFAQQNNQQVYGHTLVWHSQAPSWLQNLSGSALDQAMQTHIDTVMNHFGSSVPRWDVANEVIDDNGGQLRNSFWLQGMGEGYIDQAFQYARQASPSTTLCLNDYSIDGINTKSTAYYDLVQGMQSRGTPIDCMGFQAHLIVGQVPGNMQQNLQRFADLGLEIWITELDIRMSMPPTQQSLQQQASDYAEVFQICQNVSACAGVTVWGLHDAQSWVPDHFPGEGAPLMWDDNFNTKPAYDAVLQQLGGSTPPTTPPTTPPTTPPTTPPTTPPPGSGDCAVAYEANNWGGSPGYTANVTITNNSSSTINGWSLTYDYSAGQTVEPPGWNATVSQSGSSVTAANAGWNGTLAPGQSTSFGYNAAAASAGNNPAPGGFALNGTTCTTG, from the coding sequence ATGGAAAACGCTTTCCTACGCCGGGCCGCCGGATGGCTCGTCGTACCTCTCATAGCCGCGGTCGGCGCGGTTGTCGTCAGTCCCCCTGCCCAGGCCCAGGGTGGCCTGCGCAACGCCGCCGGCGACATGCTCGTCGGCGTGGCGGTCACCCCCGACCTGCTCAACAACTCCACCTACGGCAACCTCGCCGCCTCCGAGTTCAGCTCCCTTACGGCCGAGAACCACATGAAGTGGGAGACCATCCAGCCGTCCCAGGGCAACTTCAACTTCGGCCCGGCCGACCAGATCGTCAACTTCGCGCAGCAGAACAACCAGCAGGTGTATGGGCACACTCTGGTCTGGCACTCGCAGGCGCCGAGCTGGCTGCAGAACCTCAGCGGCAGCGCCCTTGACCAGGCGATGCAGACCCACATCGACACGGTCATGAACCACTTCGGCAGCTCGGTGCCCCGGTGGGACGTCGCCAACGAGGTGATCGACGACAATGGCGGCCAGCTCCGGAACTCGTTCTGGCTGCAGGGCATGGGCGAGGGCTACATCGACCAGGCGTTCCAGTACGCGCGGCAGGCGAGTCCCAGCACCACGCTGTGTTTGAACGACTACAGCATCGACGGCATCAACACCAAGAGCACCGCGTACTACGACCTGGTGCAGGGCATGCAGTCGCGGGGCACCCCGATCGACTGCATGGGCTTCCAGGCCCACCTGATCGTGGGTCAGGTCCCCGGCAACATGCAGCAGAACCTGCAGCGCTTCGCCGACCTGGGGCTGGAGATCTGGATCACCGAGCTGGACATCCGGATGAGCATGCCGCCGACCCAGCAGAGCCTGCAGCAGCAGGCGAGCGACTACGCCGAGGTCTTCCAGATCTGCCAGAACGTCTCGGCCTGCGCCGGGGTCACGGTCTGGGGCTTGCACGACGCCCAGTCCTGGGTTCCGGACCACTTCCCCGGTGAGGGCGCCCCGTTGATGTGGGACGACAACTTCAACACGAAGCCGGCGTACGACGCGGTGCTGCAGCAGCTCGGTGGCTCGACCCCGCCGACCACGCCGCCCACCACGCCGCCGACCACGCCGCCCACAACCCCGCCGACGACCCCGCCGCCGGGCTCCGGTGACTGCGCGGTGGCCTACGAGGCCAACAACTGGGGTGGCAGCCCTGGCTACACCGCCAACGTCACCATCACCAACAACAGCAGCAGCACCATCAACGGCTGGAGCCTGACCTACGACTACTCCGCCGGCCAGACCGTCGAACCACCCGGCTGGAACGCCACCGTCAGCCAGTCCGGCAGCAGCGTCACCGCTGCCAACGCCGGCTGGAACGGCACCCTGGCCCCCGGCCAGTCCACCTCCTTCGGGTACAACGCCGCCGCCGCCAGCGCCGGCAACAACCCCGCCCCGGGCGGGTTCGCCCTCAACGGCACGACCTGCACCACCGGCTGA
- a CDS encoding archease yields MGRRTVPGAVDVRVEAWAPTREECVAEAVAAVVESFADRGDLTDMSAKSRATEVVFQADPGSDEDLLVDVLEEVIYLVEVAGQVPLATEVVAAGNGLQVRFQVTDAGLADPLGQVPKVVSFHGLRIGPGESGWSCAVTLNR; encoded by the coding sequence ATGGGCCGCCGGACCGTACCGGGCGCCGTTGACGTCCGGGTGGAAGCGTGGGCGCCGACGCGCGAGGAGTGCGTCGCCGAGGCGGTGGCGGCCGTCGTGGAGAGCTTCGCCGACCGGGGCGACCTAACCGATATGTCCGCGAAATCCAGGGCCACGGAGGTCGTATTCCAGGCGGACCCGGGTAGCGACGAGGATCTGTTGGTGGATGTGCTCGAAGAAGTCATCTATCTGGTGGAGGTGGCCGGTCAGGTGCCGCTAGCCACCGAGGTGGTCGCCGCCGGAAACGGGCTGCAGGTGCGGTTCCAGGTCACTGACGCTGGACTCGCTGACCCGTTGGGCCAGGTGCCGAAGGTGGTCTCGTTCCACGGGCTGCGGATCGGCCCGGGCGAGTCGGGTTGGTCCTGTGCGGTAACTCTGAACCGGTGA
- a CDS encoding carbohydrate kinase family protein, which translates to MKIAVTGSIATDHLMHFPGRFADQLVADQLHKVSLSFLVDDLVMRRGGIAPNIAYGMGQLGLRPILLGAVGADFADYQAWLERHGVDCASVHISTTAHTARFVCTTDDDLNQIATFYAGAMSEARNIELAPVADRLGGLDLVLVSANDPDAMLRHSEECRQRGFAFAADPSQQLARMSGEDALRLISGAQYLLTNDYEKSLLESKTGLSEAEIRDQVQIHVTTLGKDGVQITAKGEETIHVPVVRGVDPADPTGVGDGFRAGFFAGISWGLSLERSAQVGSLVAAHVLETTGTQEYAVESDGFIKRFAESYGDVAATEVRPYLP; encoded by the coding sequence ATGAAGATCGCCGTTACTGGTTCCATCGCCACCGACCATCTGATGCACTTTCCCGGGCGCTTCGCCGACCAGCTCGTAGCCGACCAACTACACAAGGTTTCCTTGTCGTTCCTCGTCGACGACCTGGTGATGCGCCGGGGTGGGATCGCGCCGAACATCGCGTACGGCATGGGCCAGCTCGGGCTGCGCCCGATCCTGCTCGGCGCGGTCGGCGCCGACTTCGCCGACTACCAGGCGTGGTTGGAGCGGCACGGGGTCGACTGCGCCTCGGTGCACATCTCTACGACCGCCCACACCGCCCGGTTCGTCTGCACCACCGATGACGACCTGAACCAGATCGCGACCTTCTACGCCGGAGCGATGAGCGAGGCGCGCAACATCGAGCTGGCCCCGGTCGCCGACCGGTTGGGCGGCCTGGACCTCGTCCTGGTCAGCGCCAACGACCCGGACGCGATGCTGCGGCACTCGGAGGAGTGCCGGCAGCGGGGCTTCGCCTTCGCCGCCGACCCGTCGCAGCAGTTGGCGCGGATGTCCGGTGAGGATGCGCTGCGGCTGATCTCCGGCGCGCAGTATCTGCTCACCAACGACTACGAGAAGTCCCTACTGGAGTCCAAAACCGGCCTGAGCGAGGCCGAGATCCGCGACCAGGTCCAGATCCACGTCACCACACTCGGCAAGGACGGGGTCCAGATCACCGCCAAGGGTGAGGAGACCATCCACGTACCGGTGGTCCGGGGCGTCGACCCAGCGGACCCGACCGGGGTCGGCGACGGCTTCCGGGCCGGCTTCTTCGCCGGCATCTCCTGGGGGTTGAGCCTGGAGCGGTCGGCTCAGGTGGGGTCGCTGGTCGCAGCGCATGTGCTGGAGACCACCGGCACCCAGGAGTACGCGGTGGAGAGCGACGGCTTCATCAAGCGCTTCGCCGAGTCGTACGGCGACGTGGCCGCCACCGAGGTGCGGCCCTACCTGCCCTGA
- the erpA gene encoding iron-sulfur cluster insertion protein ErpA produces the protein MTTPTETQAEPQESRNVVLTDIAASKVKTLLEQEGRDDLRLRIAVQPGGCSGLRYQLFFDERSLDGDIVNDFDGVEVVVDRMSAPYLTGATIDFADKIDAQGFTIDNPNAQGSCACGDSFH, from the coding sequence GTGACCACACCGACCGAGACCCAGGCCGAGCCGCAGGAGTCCCGCAACGTCGTCCTGACCGACATTGCGGCCTCCAAGGTCAAGACGCTGCTGGAGCAGGAAGGCCGCGACGACCTGCGGCTGCGCATCGCGGTGCAGCCGGGAGGCTGCTCCGGCCTGCGTTACCAGCTCTTCTTCGACGAGCGGTCGCTCGACGGCGACATCGTCAACGACTTCGACGGGGTCGAGGTGGTGGTCGACCGGATGAGCGCTCCGTATCTGACCGGCGCCACCATCGACTTCGCCGACAAGATCGACGCGCAGGGCTTCACCATCGACAACCCCAACGCGCAGGGCTCCTGCGCCTGCGGGGACTCGTTCCACTGA
- a CDS encoding glycerate kinase: MRVLICPDKFAGTLTAVAAASALAEGWREASPADQIDQRPLADGGPGFLDVLAAAAGPAAEWVPVRTVDPLGRPVPGWLLVLGDTGYVESAQACGLHLLAESERDPTVTTSYGLGLLIGSAVAGGVRRVVVGLGGSAVNDGGAGMLAALGAGPVDRAGYALPPGGAAVAAASGLAGQPQLYGAELVAATDVDNPLLGPAGASAVFGPQKGAGEAEVALLDAALAQWATVLEQQLPGCPAGLATLPGGGAAGGLGAALLALGGRVEAGMALVRRLTGLDHAIAEADLVITGEGSFDSQSLRGKVAAAVAGAARARGVPCLVVAGRATVPVTEATAAGVTGVFSLVEHFGGDAARAMAEPAAGLKELAAQIATDPPSRRS; encoded by the coding sequence ATGCGGGTGCTCATCTGTCCGGACAAGTTCGCCGGTACCCTCACCGCCGTCGCGGCGGCGTCGGCGTTGGCCGAGGGGTGGCGGGAAGCGTCCCCCGCCGACCAGATCGACCAGCGGCCGTTGGCTGATGGTGGCCCGGGCTTCCTCGACGTGCTCGCCGCCGCGGCCGGCCCCGCCGCCGAGTGGGTGCCGGTGCGCACCGTCGACCCGTTGGGGCGGCCGGTCCCGGGGTGGCTGCTGGTCCTCGGCGACACCGGCTATGTGGAGAGCGCCCAGGCCTGTGGCCTGCATCTGCTGGCGGAGTCCGAACGCGACCCGACGGTGACCACCTCGTACGGGCTGGGGTTGCTGATCGGCTCCGCCGTAGCTGGTGGGGTGCGGCGGGTGGTGGTCGGACTCGGCGGCTCGGCGGTCAACGATGGCGGCGCGGGCATGCTCGCCGCGCTGGGGGCGGGGCCGGTGGACCGTGCCGGCTACGCCCTGCCGCCGGGTGGGGCGGCGGTGGCGGCGGCGTCGGGCCTGGCGGGCCAGCCACAGCTGTACGGGGCGGAGCTGGTGGCCGCGACCGATGTGGATAACCCGCTGCTGGGCCCGGCCGGGGCCAGCGCCGTCTTCGGTCCGCAGAAGGGTGCGGGCGAGGCGGAGGTGGCGCTGCTCGACGCGGCGTTGGCGCAGTGGGCGACGGTGTTGGAGCAGCAGTTGCCGGGCTGCCCGGCCGGGCTGGCGACGCTGCCCGGTGGCGGCGCGGCGGGCGGGTTGGGTGCGGCGCTGCTCGCCCTGGGGGGCCGGGTCGAGGCCGGGATGGCGCTGGTGAGGCGCCTGACCGGGCTGGATCACGCGATCGCCGAGGCGGATCTGGTGATCACCGGTGAGGGGTCGTTCGACAGCCAGTCGCTGCGAGGCAAGGTGGCGGCGGCGGTGGCCGGGGCGGCGCGGGCGCGAGGGGTCCCCTGCCTGGTGGTGGCGGGCCGGGCGACCGTGCCGGTGACGGAGGCCACAGCCGCCGGGGTGACCGGGGTGTTCTCGCTGGTGGAGCACTTCGGTGGAGATGCGGCGCGAGCGATGGCCGAACCCGCCGCCGGCCTCAAGGAGCTAGCCGCCCAGATCGCGACAGACCCCCCCAGCCGCCGATCATGA
- the nadA gene encoding quinolinate synthase NadA — protein MSATWVEPSGTATALLLLGRGSDADSERGVDCPGELPAPSDPDLVARARAAKATLGDRVFVLGHHYQRDEVIQFADVTGDSFKLAQRAAARPDAEWIVFCGVHFMAESADILTADHQQVVLPDLAAGCSMADMAALPQVETAWQQLTEAGVAGQTVPVTYMNSSADIKGFVGRNGGVVCTSSNARRALDWAYERGEKVLFLPDQHLGRNTAVLELGFTLDECVLWDPHKPQGGLTEAQLRQARIILWRGHCSVHGRFTLDSVQEVRDRVPGVNVLVHPECRHEVVTAADEVGSTEKIIKVLSEAPAGSAWAVGTELNLVRRLAHQHPDKQVMFLDKTVCYCSTMNRIDLPHLVWALEELVAGRVPNRITVEADTARYARSALDQMLALP, from the coding sequence GTGAGCGCTACGTGGGTCGAACCATCCGGCACCGCCACCGCACTGCTCCTGCTCGGCCGCGGCAGTGATGCCGACTCCGAGCGGGGGGTGGACTGCCCCGGCGAGCTGCCGGCTCCGAGCGATCCCGACCTGGTCGCCCGCGCTCGAGCGGCCAAGGCAACGCTGGGTGACCGGGTCTTCGTGCTCGGCCATCACTACCAACGCGACGAGGTGATCCAGTTCGCTGACGTCACCGGTGACTCGTTCAAGCTCGCGCAGCGGGCCGCGGCCCGCCCCGACGCGGAGTGGATCGTCTTCTGTGGCGTGCACTTCATGGCCGAGTCGGCCGACATCCTCACCGCGGACCATCAGCAGGTGGTGCTCCCGGACCTCGCCGCCGGCTGTTCGATGGCGGATATGGCGGCGTTGCCGCAGGTGGAGACGGCGTGGCAGCAGCTCACGGAGGCGGGCGTCGCCGGCCAGACCGTGCCCGTCACCTACATGAACTCCTCGGCCGACATCAAGGGGTTCGTCGGCCGCAACGGTGGCGTGGTCTGCACTTCCTCCAATGCCCGGCGAGCTCTCGACTGGGCGTACGAGCGCGGCGAGAAGGTGCTGTTCCTCCCCGATCAGCACCTGGGACGCAACACCGCGGTGTTGGAGCTGGGCTTCACCCTCGACGAGTGTGTCCTGTGGGACCCCCACAAGCCGCAGGGCGGGCTTACCGAGGCACAGCTGCGGCAGGCAAGGATCATTCTCTGGCGGGGTCACTGCTCGGTGCACGGGCGGTTCACACTCGACTCCGTCCAGGAGGTGCGCGACCGGGTGCCGGGCGTCAACGTGCTGGTCCACCCGGAGTGCCGGCACGAGGTGGTGACCGCCGCCGACGAGGTCGGCTCCACCGAAAAGATCATCAAGGTGCTCTCGGAGGCGCCCGCCGGCTCGGCCTGGGCGGTCGGCACGGAGCTGAATCTGGTCCGGCGACTAGCGCACCAACACCCCGACAAACAGGTCATGTTCCTCGACAAGACCGTCTGTTACTGCTCCACCATGAACCGCATCGACCTGCCGCATCTGGTGTGGGCGCTGGAGGAGCTGGTGGCCGGGCGGGTCCCCAACCGGATCACCGTCGAGGCCGACACCGCGCGCTATGCCCGCAGTGCTCTTGACCAGATGCTCGCCCTGCCCTGA
- the murA gene encoding UDP-N-acetylglucosamine 1-carboxyvinyltransferase has protein sequence MNAPLTDDLLTVHGGTPLQGEIRVRGAKNLVSKAMVAALLGDAPSRLFDVPRIRDVEVVRDLLELHGVRVYDDGDALLLDPANVERAGVEEINVHAGSSRIPILFCGPLLHRLGQAIIPDLGGCHIGPRPIDFHLQALREFGAMVEKTDEGLLLTAPHGLRGTKLELPFPSVGATEQVLLTAVMADGVTELRNAAVEPEIIDLICLLQKMGAIISVHTDRVIEIEGVDRLSGYAHRPIPDRIEVASWAAAALSTGGDVTVHGARQVDMMTFLNIFRSVGGAYTVDDTPGGGIRFWHPGGDLKATALETGVHPGFMTDWQQPLVVALTQASGLSIVHETVYEQRLGYTSALNQMGATIQVYRNCLGGTPCRFGRRNFIHSAVIAGPSKLNGADLRIPDLRAGFSHLIAALAAEGISRVHGVKLIHRGYEDFLAKLTALGAHVEL, from the coding sequence ATGAATGCGCCACTGACCGACGACCTGCTCACGGTCCACGGCGGCACCCCGCTCCAGGGGGAGATCCGGGTGCGTGGCGCGAAGAATCTGGTCTCCAAAGCGATGGTGGCGGCCCTGCTGGGCGACGCGCCCAGCCGGCTGTTCGACGTCCCCCGGATCCGGGACGTCGAGGTCGTGCGCGACCTGCTGGAGCTGCACGGTGTGCGGGTCTACGACGACGGCGACGCGCTGCTGCTCGACCCGGCCAACGTGGAACGGGCCGGGGTCGAAGAGATCAACGTGCATGCCGGTTCGAGCCGGATCCCGATCCTGTTCTGCGGGCCGCTGCTGCACCGCCTCGGCCAGGCGATCATCCCCGACCTGGGCGGCTGCCACATCGGTCCCCGGCCGATCGACTTCCACCTGCAGGCGCTGCGCGAGTTCGGCGCGATGGTGGAGAAGACCGACGAGGGCCTGCTGCTGACCGCGCCACACGGGCTGCGCGGCACCAAGCTTGAGCTGCCCTTCCCCAGCGTCGGCGCCACCGAACAGGTGCTGCTGACCGCGGTGATGGCCGATGGGGTCACCGAGCTTCGGAACGCCGCCGTCGAGCCCGAGATCATCGATCTGATCTGTCTCCTGCAGAAGATGGGCGCGATCATCAGCGTGCACACCGACCGGGTGATCGAGATCGAGGGGGTAGACCGGCTCAGCGGCTATGCCCACCGGCCGATCCCCGACCGGATCGAGGTCGCCAGCTGGGCCGCGGCCGCGCTTTCGACCGGCGGCGACGTCACCGTGCACGGGGCCCGCCAGGTCGACATGATGACCTTCCTGAACATCTTCCGGTCGGTCGGTGGGGCGTACACCGTCGATGACACCCCCGGCGGCGGCATCCGGTTCTGGCACCCCGGCGGCGACCTGAAAGCGACGGCGCTGGAGACCGGAGTGCACCCCGGGTTCATGACCGACTGGCAGCAGCCGCTGGTGGTGGCGTTGACCCAGGCCAGCGGCTTGTCGATCGTCCACGAAACGGTGTATGAGCAGCGGCTCGGTTACACCTCGGCGCTCAACCAGATGGGCGCCACCATCCAGGTCTACCGCAACTGCCTCGGTGGTACCCCCTGCCGGTTCGGTCGCCGCAACTTCATCCACTCTGCGGTGATCGCCGGACCGTCGAAGCTCAACGGCGCCGACCTGCGGATCCCCGATCTGCGCGCCGGCTTCAGCCACCTGATCGCCGCCCTCGCCGCGGAAGGCATCTCCCGGGTCCACGGCGTCAAGCTGATCCATCGCGGCTACGAGGATTTCCTGGCCAAGCTGACCGCCTTGGGTGCGCACGTCGAACTCTGA
- a CDS encoding DUF3043 domain-containing protein produces the protein MPSLFRRRSSQLVEETEPATEVTDEVTEEVTEEVEEADEDPSARRGYTPSKKERGISTPKRPHAHLRRPGTVPTSASGKKLTKEERQELKEERRRRRQEVTEGMKRGDERYLTARDKGPERKIARDVVDSRRTVGTWFFAGALFVLLFSGAAMPDEVRLIANLAWAVLAIAVITDSWLLCRKTKRLVRQRHPDSTERMGALYFYVIMRALTFRKLRIPHPGRRIGEKI, from the coding sequence GTGCCGTCGTTGTTTCGCCGTAGATCCAGCCAACTCGTCGAAGAGACCGAGCCGGCCACCGAGGTCACCGACGAGGTGACCGAAGAGGTGACCGAAGAGGTCGAGGAGGCCGACGAGGACCCGTCCGCCCGTAGGGGCTACACCCCCAGTAAGAAAGAACGGGGGATCTCCACCCCGAAGCGTCCGCATGCGCACCTGCGGCGCCCGGGCACGGTTCCGACCTCCGCGTCTGGCAAAAAGCTGACCAAGGAGGAGCGGCAGGAGCTCAAGGAGGAGCGGCGGCGCCGGCGGCAAGAGGTCACCGAGGGCATGAAGCGCGGTGACGAGCGGTACCTGACCGCGCGGGACAAAGGTCCGGAGCGCAAGATCGCTCGGGATGTGGTCGACTCCCGGCGCACGGTCGGCACCTGGTTCTTCGCCGGTGCGTTGTTCGTACTGCTCTTCTCTGGTGCCGCCATGCCGGACGAGGTACGCCTGATCGCGAACCTGGCCTGGGCGGTGCTGGCGATCGCCGTGATCACCGACTCGTGGCTGTTGTGCCGCAAGACCAAGCGGTTGGTGCGGCAGCGGCACCCGGACTCGACCGAGCGGATGGGCGCGCTCTACTTCTACGTGATCATGAGGGCGCTGACCTTCCGGAAGCTCCGGATTCCGCATCCCGGTCGGCGGATCGGCGAAAAGATCTGA
- a CDS encoding AzlD domain-containing protein: MSTAAMLAVVLALALGTYAFRLAGVLLADRLTLPESVRRLLPLAAVALLTALAVTAALTEAGSPAGVARPGGVLVGLILAWRRLPFAVVVVAAAATAAGLRLLGLP, from the coding sequence GTGAGCACCGCGGCGATGCTGGCGGTAGTGCTGGCGCTCGCGCTGGGGACGTACGCTTTCCGGCTGGCCGGAGTGCTGCTCGCGGACCGGTTGACCTTGCCGGAGTCGGTCCGTCGGCTGCTGCCGCTGGCGGCGGTGGCGCTGCTGACCGCGTTGGCGGTGACTGCGGCGCTCACCGAGGCCGGCAGCCCGGCCGGAGTGGCCCGACCCGGCGGAGTCCTGGTCGGGCTGATCCTGGCGTGGCGCCGGTTGCCCTTCGCGGTGGTGGTAGTCGCCGCGGCCGCGACCGCGGCCGGGCTGCGCCTGCTCGGCCTGCCCTGA